A genome region from Arachis duranensis cultivar V14167 chromosome 6, aradu.V14167.gnm2.J7QH, whole genome shotgun sequence includes the following:
- the LOC107494816 gene encoding peroxidase 55 codes for MELLAKISLLIGVVMVASMIMSKGCEGQLVENFYSSSCPNVESIVREAVTNKFTQTLTTGQATLRLFLHDCFVQGCDASVMISSANGDAEKDHSENLSLPGDGFDTVIKAKQAVEASCPAVVSCADILALATRDVISFLGGPSFNVELGRKDGLISKSSNVEGKLPKSSFNLKQLNTMFSNHNLTQTDMIALSGAHTIGFSHCNEFSNRLYSFSASSPLDPTLDSNYAQQLKTQCPQNPDPQVVVALDPDSSSSFDNNYYRNLVAGKGLLRSDQVLYTDPASRSTVAEYANNADAFNQAFVAAMRKLGRVGVKIGKEGEVRRDCTKFN; via the exons ATGGAGTTGTTAGCAAAGATATCATTATTAATAGGTGTGGTTATGGTTGCTTCGATGATTATGAGTAAGGGTTGTGAAGGGCAATTAGTGGAGAATTTCTACAGTTCAAGTTGTCCAAACGTGGAATCCATAGTTAGAGAGGCAGTGACCAATAAATTTACTCAGACTCTCACAACTGGACAAGCAACCCTCCGTCTATTTCTCCATGACTGCTTTGTTCAG GGTTGCGATGCTTCTGTGATGATATCGTCGGCAAATGGGGACGCAGAGAAGGATCACTCAGAAAATCTTTCACTTCCAGGAGATGGATTCGACACTGTCATCAAAGCAAAACAAGCTGTTGAAGCTTCATGCCCTGCTGTCGTCTCATGCGCTGACATTTTGGCCCTTGCTACCAGAGATGTTATTTCCTTC CTAGGGGGACCATCATTCAACGTAGAACTTGGACGCAAAGATGGGCTTATTTCGAAATCATCAAACGTTGAAGGAAAACTTCCAAAATCAAGTTTCAATTTAAAGCAGCTAAACACAATGTTCTCAAATCACAACTTGACCCAAACGGACATGATAGCACTCTCAGGAGCACACACCATAGGCTTCTCACATTGCAACGAGTTCTCTAACCGTTTATATTCATTCTCTGCGTCCTCACCGCTGGACCCTACTCTCGACTCCAACTACGCCCAGCAGTTAAAGACACAGTGCCCTCAAAACCCTGATCCACAGGTTGTGGTTGCTCTTGATCCCGATTCCTCCTCCAGTTTCGACAACAACTATTACCGGAACTTGGTGGCCGGAAAAGGGTTGTTGAGATCGGATCAGGTTTTGTACACGGACCCTGCGTCGCGGTCCACGGTGGCTGAGTATGCCAATAATGCTGATGCTTTTAATCAAGCGTTTGTTGCGGCCATGAGGAAGCTTGGAAGGGTGGGGGTGAAGATTGGTAAGGAAGGAGAGGTTAGAAGAGACTGCACTAAATTCAATTAG
- the LOC107494819 gene encoding uncharacterized protein LOC107494819 isoform X2, producing the protein METVDAILTSGDRNKPNTFETWIQSRVLQRPIFWWIVSIVGVAVGLIGFGLSSNLKHLLGDPKPWKNVGYTLFCVTVFVLVIVLHQLKGSKKVLPFRRQFKACGVFLALLVIIIYTFFSRRGEEQEQQWKGHNDTPNNIQVAGIVSLVGFAVMAFALSIQTNYGFIGELMKFFLEELVVELTKIRWWFGFFGALFSFLLIILRSCKDKHAEGDVHQDPINNTTPLQDIRTDSLSTVRPTQNLFTLALQNLNEKDLEVSQNLRRHLIGYINYWSDQIPEGIMQDQNFIKDRILPEVETLHLIVNQMTSRDNFEMDNWLATMYFRSRKQFLRKCESELKPDNSTAQVSRIKNWIKYCNIVLKILIPNERILCQQVFGEFSPISSKCFEQLCLQVKQDLLSFIQGIPELMSSEIVLVFRIVCDLIVPEFRSLFTRNLEMTIEMFDLTKKLGEATRDYYFRDDDFPPEIENSHYCEPHPITIQVLNRLDIAFKDRDIIEPLLKTYPNSKVQVREEWSLISHYIDWNINKLEASLESTLKKTYIYELQGVSIMANVNYILKKAYEFGFELTKKDGWLKEQASKIQQCFEQYYRENPTELLAFFKQHNVRVTEHSMREMLRFRTLLNGNEDTHQTYIPTIEDEIEDDVAWR; encoded by the exons ATGGAAACCGTTGACGCCATCCTGACCTCCGGTGACCGCAATAAACCCAATACGTTCGAAACGTGGATTCAAAGTAGAGTGCTACAGCGTCCAATTTTCTGGTGGATAGTTTCTATTGTTGGAGTTGCTGTTGGATTAATAGGTTTTGGTCTAAGCTCCAACTTGAAGCATCTATTGGGAGACCCAAAACCATGGAAAAACGTTGGGTACACTCTTTTCTGTGTTACCGTTTTTGTTTTGGTAATTGTCCTTCATCAGTTGAAAGGTTCAAAAAAGGTGCTACCTTTTCGTCGCCAATTCAAAGCGTGTGGTGTATTCCTGGCCCTGTTGGTGATCATTATCTACACCTTCTTTTCCAGAAGAGGGgaagaacaagaacaacaatGGAAAGGACACAATGATACACCAAATAACATACAAGTTGCTGGTATAGTATCCCTTGTTGGTTTTGCTGTGATGGCTTTTGCTCTATCAATACAGACTAACTATGGATTTATTGGAGAACTTATGAAATTCTTTTTGGAAGAACTTGTGGTGGAGCTCACAAAGATAAGATGGTGGTTCGGTTTCTTTGGAGCTCTCTTCAGTTTTCTTCTCATCATTCTCCGTTCATGTAAAGATAAACATGCCGAAGGAGATGTGCATCAAGATCCAATTAACAACACTACTCCCCTCCAAGATATTAGAACGGATTCTTTGTCTACTGTACGTCCAACTCAAAATCTCTTCACCCTTGCGCTACAAAATCTTAATGAGAAGGATTTGGAAGTTTCCCAAAATTTACGGCGTCATTTGATTGGCTACATCAACTATTGGAGTGACCAGATTCCAGAGGGAATAATGCAAGACCAAAACTTCATTAAGGACAGGATTCTGCCAGAAGTTGAGACTCTTCACTTAATAGTGAATCAGATGACATCAAGGGACAATTTTGAAATGGACAATTGGTTGGCGACAATGTACTTTAGAAGTCGAAAACAATTCCTGCGGAAGTGCGAATCCGAGCTGAAACCCGACAACTCGACGGCCCAGGTGAGTAGGATCAAGAATTGGATTAAATATTGCAACATAGTATTAAAGATACTAATTCCCAACGAACGGATACTCTGTCAACAAGTCTTTGGCGAATTCTCTCCCATCTCCAGCAAGTGTTTTGAGCAGCTTTGCTTACAAGTCAAACAAGATTTGCTCAGTTTCATTCAAGGTATCCCTGAACTGATGAGTTCTGAAATTGTCCTGGTGTTCAGAATAGTATGTGACTTAATTGTTCCAGAGTTCCGTTCACTGTTTACTCGTAATCTAGAAATGACCATCGAAATGTTTGATCTCACAAAAAAACTAGGAGAAGCAACCAGAGATTACTATTTCAGGGATGACGATTTTCCTCCCGAAATTGAAAACTCTCATTACTGTGAGCCTCATCCAATTACCATCCAAGTATTGAATCGCCTCGATATTGCTTTCAAAGACAGGGACATCATTGAACCACTCCTCAAAACATACCCCAATTCCAAAGTTCAAGTTCGGGAGGAATGGTCTTTGATTTCACACTATATAGATTGGAATATCAACAAACTTGAGGCCTCCTTAGAATCCACGTTGAAGAAGACCTACATTTATGAATTGCAAGGAGTGTCTATCATGGCTAATGTTAACTACATATTAAAGAAGGCTTACGAATTTGGATTTGAATTAACTAAGAAAGATGGTTGGCTCAAAGAACAAGCGTCCAAAATTCAACAGTGCTTTGAACAATATTATCGGGAGAATCCGACTGAATTGTTGGCCTTTTTCAAGCAGCATAATGTGAGAGTCACGGAACATTCAATGAGGGAGATGCTAAG ATTTCGTACTTTACTAAATGGCAATGAGGACACACACCAGACATATATACCAACTATTGAAGATGAAATTGAAG atgaTGTTGCTTGGAGATAG
- the LOC107494819 gene encoding exocyst complex component EXO70B1-like isoform X1, with protein METVDAILTSGDRNKPNTFETWIQSRVLQRPIFWWIVSIVGVAVGLIGFGLSSNLKHLLGDPKPWKNVGYTLFCVTVFVLVIVLHQLKGSKKVLPFRRQFKACGVFLALLVIIIYTFFSRRGEEQEQQWKGHNDTPNNIQVAGIVSLVGFAVMAFALSIQTNYGFIGELMKFFLEELVVELTKIRWWFGFFGALFSFLLIILRSCKDKHAEGDVHQDPINNTTPLQDIRTDSLSTVRPTQNLFTLALQNLNEKDLEVSQNLRRHLIGYINYWSDQIPEGIMQDQNFIKDRILPEVETLHLIVNQMTSRDNFEMDNWLATMYFRSRKQFLRKCESELKPDNSTAQVSRIKNWIKYCNIVLKILIPNERILCQQVFGEFSPISSKCFEQLCLQVKQDLLSFIQGIPELMSSEIVLVFRIVCDLIVPEFRSLFTRNLEMTIEMFDLTKKLGEATRDYYFRDDDFPPEIENSHYCEPHPITIQVLNRLDIAFKDRDIIEPLLKTYPNSKVQVREEWSLISHYIDWNINKLEASLESTLKKTYIYELQGVSIMANVNYILKKAYEFGFELTKKDGWLKEQASKIQQCFEQYYRENPTELLAFFKQHNVRVTEHSMREMLRLFNFNHLLEKQSYSYQGELILLVNKGFVPNCENFLDRFRTLLNGNEDTHQTYIPTIEDEIEDDVAWR; from the exons ATGGAAACCGTTGACGCCATCCTGACCTCCGGTGACCGCAATAAACCCAATACGTTCGAAACGTGGATTCAAAGTAGAGTGCTACAGCGTCCAATTTTCTGGTGGATAGTTTCTATTGTTGGAGTTGCTGTTGGATTAATAGGTTTTGGTCTAAGCTCCAACTTGAAGCATCTATTGGGAGACCCAAAACCATGGAAAAACGTTGGGTACACTCTTTTCTGTGTTACCGTTTTTGTTTTGGTAATTGTCCTTCATCAGTTGAAAGGTTCAAAAAAGGTGCTACCTTTTCGTCGCCAATTCAAAGCGTGTGGTGTATTCCTGGCCCTGTTGGTGATCATTATCTACACCTTCTTTTCCAGAAGAGGGgaagaacaagaacaacaatGGAAAGGACACAATGATACACCAAATAACATACAAGTTGCTGGTATAGTATCCCTTGTTGGTTTTGCTGTGATGGCTTTTGCTCTATCAATACAGACTAACTATGGATTTATTGGAGAACTTATGAAATTCTTTTTGGAAGAACTTGTGGTGGAGCTCACAAAGATAAGATGGTGGTTCGGTTTCTTTGGAGCTCTCTTCAGTTTTCTTCTCATCATTCTCCGTTCATGTAAAGATAAACATGCCGAAGGAGATGTGCATCAAGATCCAATTAACAACACTACTCCCCTCCAAGATATTAGAACGGATTCTTTGTCTACTGTACGTCCAACTCAAAATCTCTTCACCCTTGCGCTACAAAATCTTAATGAGAAGGATTTGGAAGTTTCCCAAAATTTACGGCGTCATTTGATTGGCTACATCAACTATTGGAGTGACCAGATTCCAGAGGGAATAATGCAAGACCAAAACTTCATTAAGGACAGGATTCTGCCAGAAGTTGAGACTCTTCACTTAATAGTGAATCAGATGACATCAAGGGACAATTTTGAAATGGACAATTGGTTGGCGACAATGTACTTTAGAAGTCGAAAACAATTCCTGCGGAAGTGCGAATCCGAGCTGAAACCCGACAACTCGACGGCCCAGGTGAGTAGGATCAAGAATTGGATTAAATATTGCAACATAGTATTAAAGATACTAATTCCCAACGAACGGATACTCTGTCAACAAGTCTTTGGCGAATTCTCTCCCATCTCCAGCAAGTGTTTTGAGCAGCTTTGCTTACAAGTCAAACAAGATTTGCTCAGTTTCATTCAAGGTATCCCTGAACTGATGAGTTCTGAAATTGTCCTGGTGTTCAGAATAGTATGTGACTTAATTGTTCCAGAGTTCCGTTCACTGTTTACTCGTAATCTAGAAATGACCATCGAAATGTTTGATCTCACAAAAAAACTAGGAGAAGCAACCAGAGATTACTATTTCAGGGATGACGATTTTCCTCCCGAAATTGAAAACTCTCATTACTGTGAGCCTCATCCAATTACCATCCAAGTATTGAATCGCCTCGATATTGCTTTCAAAGACAGGGACATCATTGAACCACTCCTCAAAACATACCCCAATTCCAAAGTTCAAGTTCGGGAGGAATGGTCTTTGATTTCACACTATATAGATTGGAATATCAACAAACTTGAGGCCTCCTTAGAATCCACGTTGAAGAAGACCTACATTTATGAATTGCAAGGAGTGTCTATCATGGCTAATGTTAACTACATATTAAAGAAGGCTTACGAATTTGGATTTGAATTAACTAAGAAAGATGGTTGGCTCAAAGAACAAGCGTCCAAAATTCAACAGTGCTTTGAACAATATTATCGGGAGAATCCGACTGAATTGTTGGCCTTTTTCAAGCAGCATAATGTGAGAGTCACGGAACATTCAATGAGGGAGATGCTAAGGTTGTTCAATTTTAACCATTTACTTGAGAAACAATCCTATAGTTATCAAGGAGAGCTAATACTTTTAGTGAACAAGGGATTTGTCCCAAATTGTGAAAATTTCCTTGACAGATTTCGTACTTTACTAAATGGCAATGAGGACACACACCAGACATATATACCAACTATTGAAGATGAAATTGAAG atgaTGTTGCTTGGAGATAG